A single window of Cottoperca gobio chromosome 9, fCotGob3.1, whole genome shotgun sequence DNA harbors:
- the LOC115013347 gene encoding rapamycin-insensitive companion of mTOR-like isoform X4: MAASFRGRPIRSLRMRGRNDSGEENVPLDLTREPSENFREILQNVAKPHGVSNMRKLGHLNNFIKLLCSISHREENFGFTYEEIIVCLRLALLNEAKEVRAAGLRALRYLIRDTTVLQKVLRLQVDYLIARCIDIQQSNEGERTQALRLVRKIITVNAMLFPSSVANSLIAVGTDGLQERDRMVRAAIAIVCELALKNPEVVAKRGGLSTILKSVIDCQLSRINEALITTILHLLNHPRTRQYVRVDVELEQILAPFTDFHYRHNADTAEGQLKEDREARFLSSRMAIVAAFRSWSGIINLCKAGNSGIQSLIGLLCIPNMEVRKGLLEVLYEIFRLPVPIVTQDFMEALLSVDPARFQDTWRLSDGFLAAEAKVILPHRARSRPDLMDNYLAFVLSAFISSGLLEGLVEVVTSSDDQLAVRATILLGELLHMANTILPHSHSHHLHCLPTLINMAASFDIAQQKRLRASAAVNNLKRFHEKKKKGLKPHSLYLDHIIRKSVSSHNRRESHSRVHRDIYAIKDTEEALMLNLRDSHILNHKQNLEWNWLLIATILKWPHVNLRNNKDEHMHKFVRRLLYFYKPSSKLYAGLALDHAKARQLTVVGCQFIEFLMESDEDGQGYLEDLVKDMVSWLSSSSGLKPERCLQSNGLLTTLSQHYFLFLGTLSAHPQGVKLLEKCGLFQCLLNLCSVKNQDAVLKLAVSTLDYSRDGLARVILSKILTAATDVCRLYATKHLRVLLRASVEFFSSWGMELLVTQLHDHSKAVSMEALDILDEACEDKANLHALIQLKPALSHLGDKGLLLLLRFLSIPKGFSYLNERGYVSKQLDKWQKEYNLKYVDLVEEQLNEALTTYRKPVDGDNYVRRSNQRLQRPNVYLPVHLYGQLVHDKTGCHLLESQSVVPDLSYSVRSPMLDTWEGIKQLKAALWALGNIGSSNWGLNLLQEENVIPDILSLAQNCDVLSVRGTCVYVLGVISKTRQGCEVLKQYGWDAVRHSRRTLWPVTPEEVDAQLTSELSSVPSTLSLNSESTSSRHNSESESQPNMYILDDDKCDVPDQSDEPSYFLHSKPVKDRSPFTILASTRFVRTRLLNTLSLPSKKLRSTSDPKTPSGFRTPTEFKMGSMRRTRTVTEPSIYSPNQDVFTPVFNGRGMPKSPTVSLETSFVGTRGGSEEQLVDGRLAKGGGSGLGLSGLGGHGAVEQPSREREQSSRERLAGDGGSSSSGGNVVGGGGGTQFKSRSQSFNTDTTTSGISSMSSSPSRETVGNPENPEPEPDSSDCVSLNTVVSAKTVKTLSSLTPQAQTNHMSTSKSSTVSLVPPGSSHTLPRRAQSLKSPSVTTIKSLADCSFMYTSPRDALGYATLKRLQQQRIHPSLSHSEALASPAKDVLFTDTITMKTGSLDSRLTPRRFLKALSFASLDKEELLSPINQSTLHRCSSVRSMVSSATYGCSDDYVGLALPMDINDMFHIRDSAYFQQRISPPSEERKRFMFGDGDGDRPALPSLKQQFSISELIVCRGDNQTHTVGSDETGLQEHTEENCLYCVGAIVLGYPTQPQINSTHPRTDFVDFPSWGGQSGHRLEVMPQSKFSGVSGCSDAAVSQGSNCSTPIPADIVIGNKVMSEDGPASRVLLRKEVLRLIINLSSSVGTKGHETGLLTIKEKFPYAFDDICLYSEVSHLLAHCMFRLTSRRFIQELFQDVQFMAMYEEAEAILTKLPKPVEEDGDPPADS; encoded by the exons ATGGCGGCCAGCTTCCGCGGCCGTCCTATCCGGAGTCTTCGGATGCGAG GTCGGAATGACAGCGGGGAAGAAAACGTACCGCTGGATCTGACCAGAG AACCATCAGAAAATTTCCGTGAAATCCTTCAAAATGTGGCCAAACCGCACGGAGTCAGTAACATGCGAAAACTGGGCCACCTGAACAACTTCATAAAG CTGCTATGCAGCATTAGTCACCGCGAAGAAAACTTTGGGTTTACGTACGAAGAAATCATCGTTTG TTTGCGACTAGCTCTACTGAATGAGGCTAAGGAAGTGCGTGCTGCAGGTTTGCGGGCGCTCCGCTACCTCATTAGAGACACCACCGTGCTGCAGAAGGTCCTCAGACTTCAGGTGGACTATTTGATAGCCAG ATGCATTGACATCCAGCAGAGCAATGAGGGGGAGAGGACTCAGGCGCTCAGACTAGTCCGAAAG ATTATCACTGTCAATGCGATGCTGTTCCCCTCTTCTGTTGCTAACTCTCTAATTGCCGTGGGAACTGATGGACTACAGGAGAGAGACCGCATGGTCCGCGCCGCCATCGCCATCGTCTGTGAGCTAG CCCTGAAGAACCCAGAGGTGGTGGCCAAACGTGGAGGTCTCAGCACCATCCTGAAGAGTGTGATTGACTGTCAGCTGAGTCGCATCAACGAAGCTCTGATCACCACCATCCTCCATCTACTCAACCACCCACGTACCCGCCAGTACGTGCGTGTTGACGTCGAActggag cAAATCCTTGCACCTTTCACAGATTTTCACTACCGTCACAACGCAGACACGGCTGAAGGGCAActcaa ggaggacagagaggctCGCTTCTTGTCCAGTAGAATGGCCATAGTGGCGGCCTTTCGCTCCTGGTCCG GGATTATCAACCTATGCAAGGCTGGAAATTCTGGAATCCAATCTTTAATTGGCTTACTTTGCATACCAAATATGGAAGTTAGG AAAGGCTTGCTGGAGGTGTTATATGAGATATTCAGGCTCCCTGTGCCCATTGTAACTCAAGACTTCATGGAAGCTCTTCTAAGTGTTG ACCCCGCCAGGTTCCAGGACACCTGGAGACTGTCCGATGGGTTTCTTGCTGCTGAGGCCAAAGTCATCCTCCCCCACCGGGCCCGCTCCAG GCCGGATCTGATGGACAACTACCTGGCGTTTGTTCTTTCTGCCTTCATCTCCAGTGGGCTGTTAGAG GGACTTGTCGAAGTCGTGACCAGCAGCGACGATCAGCTTGCTGTGAGAGCCACCATCCTCTTGGGAGAACTTCTACACATG GCAAACACCATCCTTCCACATTCCCACAGTCACCACCTGCACTGCCTCCCCACCCTCATCAACATGGCAGCCTCCTTTGACATCGCACAGCAGAAACGCCT TCGGGCAAGTGCAGCAGTCAACAATCTGAAGCGTTTccatgagaagaagaagaaaggtttgAAACCACACAGTCTGTACCTGGATCACATCATCCGCAAGTCTGTGTCGTCACATAACCGCAGAGAGTCCCACTCGCGTGTCCACAGGGACATCTATGCCATTAAG gacaCAGAAGAAGCACTGATGTTGAACCTGAGAGACAGTCACATTCTCAACCACAAGCAGAACCTGGAGTGGAACTGGCTGCTGATCGCCACCATCCTTAAG TGGCCACATGTAAACCTCAGGAACAACAAAGATGAACATATGCACAA GTTTGTGCGGAGGCTGCTATACTTTTATAAGCCAAGTAGTAAATTGTACGCAGGGCTGGCGTTGGATCACGCAAAAGCCAGACAACTCACTGTGGTTGGCTGTCAGTTCATCGAGTTCCTCATGGAATCGGATGAG GACGGCCAGGGTTACCTCGAGGACCTGGTGAAGGACATGGTGTCATGGCTTTCCTCGTCCTCAGGGCTGAAGCCTGAGCGTTGTCTGCAGAGTAACGGCCTGCTCACCACACTCAGCCAACACTACTTCCTCTTCCTGGGGACACTCTCTGCACACCCGCAGGGAGTCAAACTGCTGGAGAAATGTGGCCTGTTTCAGTG CCTGCTGAATCTGTGCTCTGTGAAGAACCAGGATGCTGTGCTGAAACTTGCTGTATCCACACTGGACTACAGCAGAGACGGTCTGGCCAGAGTGATCCTCTCCAAGATCCTCACTGCTGCGACCGAT GTGTGCAGGTTGTATGCCACCAAACACCTCCGTGTGCTGCTGCGTGCAAGCGTGGAGTTCTTCAGCAGCTGGGGCATGGAGCTGCTGGTCACGCAGCTTCACGACCACAGCAAGGCGGTGTCCATGGAGGCTCTGGACATACTGGACGAGGCCTGCGAGGACAAG GCCAACCTCCACGCTCTAATCCAGCTGAAACCAGCTCTGTCCCACCTGGGGGACAAGggcctcctgctgctcctcag GTTCCTATCCATTCCTAAAGGCTTCTCTTACCTCAATGAGAGGGGGTACGTCAGCAAACAGCTGGACAAATGGCAGAAG GAATACAACTTGAAGTACGTGGACCTGGTAGAGGAGCAGCTCAACGAAGCACTGACGACCTACCGCAAACCTGTAGATGGAGACAACTACGTCAGACGCAGCAACCAAAG gttACAAAGACCAAATGTCTATCTCCCTGTGCACTTGTATGGTCAGCTGGTCCACGACAAGACAGGCTGCCATCTACTGGAGTCTCAG AGTGTGGTTCCTGACCTCAGCTACTCAGTTCGCTCCCCGATGCTGGACACCTGGGAGGGCATTAAACAGCTGAAGGCTGCTCTCTGGGCTCTC GGCAACATTGGCTCTTCAAACTGGGGTCTGAAtctcctgcaggaggagaatgTCATTCCTGACATCCTGTCATTGGCTCAGAACTGTGACGTGCTGTCAGTACGAGG GACTTGTGTTTATGTGCTGGGGGTCATCTCCAAGACCAGGCAGGGCTGCGAGGTGCTGAAGCAGTACGGCTGGGATGCAGTCAGACACAGTCGCAGGACGCTGTGGCCCGTCACTCCAGAGGAGGTTGACGCACAGCTGACCTCCGAACTCTCCTCGGTACCGAGCACGCTCAGTCTGAACTCTGAGTCCACCAGCTCGCGCCACAACAGCGAGAGCGAGTCTCAACCAA ACATGTACATCCTGGACGATGACAAGTGTGATGTTCCGGACCAATCAGACGAGCCCTCTTACTTTCTACACTCCAAACCAGTCAAGGACCGCAGCCCCTTCACGATCCTGGCCTCCACACGCTTCGTTCGCACTCGCTTACTCAACACCCTGTCCCTCCCAAGCAAGAAGCTGCGCTCCACCAGCGACCCCAAGACCCCTTCAGGCTTTCGCACCCCTACTGAATTCAAGATGGGGAGCATGAGGCGGACCAGGACGGTAACGGAGCCGTCTATCTACAGCCCGAACCAGGACGTCTTCACCCCTGTGTTTAATGGCAGAGGAATGCCGAAGAGTCCCACAGTCAGCCTGGAGACATCCTTTGTCGGGACGAGGGGGGGCTCCGAGGAGCAGCTCGTGGATGGCAGACTGGCCAAGGGGGGGGGCTCAGGCCTCGGACTGAGTGGTCTCGGAGGGCATGGCGCCGTGGAGCAGCCCAGCCGGGAGAGGGAGCAGAGCAGCCGAGAGCGTCTAGCGGGAGACGGCGGCTCCTCGTCAAGCGGAGGAAATGTTGTAGGAGGCGGCGGAGGTACTCAGTTTAAAAGCCGCAGCCAGAGCTTTAACACGGACACCACAACCAGCGGCATCAGCTCCATGAGCTCCAGCCCCTCCAGGGAGACCGTTGGAAACCCAGAGAATCCCGAACCCGAGCCCGACTCCTCTGACTGTGTGAGCCTCAACACAGTGGTGTCAGCCAAGACTGTCAAAACGCTCTCTTCTCTCACCCCCCAGGCTCAGACCAACCACATGTCCACGTCCAAGTCCTCCACTGTCTCTCTGGTACCGCCCGGCTCCTCGCACACTCTCCCCCGCCGAGCTCAGTCTCTCAAGTCTCCTTCAGTAACCACCATCAAGAGCCTGGCCGACTGCAGCTTCATGTACACCAGCCCGCGGGACGCCCTGGGCTACGCTACGCTGAagaggctgcagcagcagaggataCATCCATCCTTGTCTCACAGTGAAGCGCTGGCTTCACCAGCCAAAGACGTGCTGTTCACCGACACCATCACCATGAAGACCGGCAGCCTGGACTCCAGGTTAACACCTCGCAG GTTTCTGAAGGCGCTTAGTTTTGCCTCTCTGGATAAAGAGGAACTTCTCAGTCCCATCAACCAAAGCACTCTGCACCGCTGCTCTTCAGTGCGCTCAATGGTCTCTAGTGCCACCTACGGGTGCAGCGACGACTATGTTGGCCTGGCACTGCCCATGGACATCAACGACATGTTCCACATCAGAGACTCGGCCTACTTTCAGCAGAGGATCAGCCCGCCGTCGGAAGAGCGGAAACGCTTCATGTTTGGCGATGGAGACG GTGATCGTCCTGCTCTGCCATCACTGAAGCAACAGTTCAGTATCTCTGAGCTGATTGTGTGTCGAGGAGACAACCAGACCCACACGGTGGGTTCAGATGAGACAGGTTTGCAGGAACACACCGAAGAAAACTGCCTCTACTGTGTAGGAGCCATCGTCCTCGGATACCCCACACAGCCACAGATCAACAGCACACACCCTCGGACAG ACTTTGTCGACTTCCCATCATGGGGAGGGCAGAGCGGCCATCGTCTGGAGGTGATGCCTCAGTCCAAGTTCTCTGGGGTGTCGGGCTGCAGCGACGCCGCCGTGTCACAGGGCTCAAACTGTAGCACGCCGATACCTGCTGACATAGTCATAG GCAACAAGGTGATGTCGGAAGACGGCCCCGCCTCCCGAGTCTTGCTGAGGAAGGAGGTGCTCCGCCTCATCATCAACCTCAGCTCCTCTGTAGGAACCAAAGGCCACGAAACAGGACTACTGAC GATAAAGGAGAAGTTTCCCTACGCGTTTGACGACATCTGCCTGTACTCCGAGGTTTCCCACCTCTTAGCCCACTGTATGTTTCGCCTGACCTCAAGACGCTTCATACAGGAACTCTTCCAGGACGTGCAATTCATGGCG ATGTACGAGGAAGCGGAGGCGATCCTGACGAAGCTACCAAAACCTGTTGAAGAGGATGGTGACCCTCCTGCAGATTCctga
- the LOC115013347 gene encoding rapamycin-insensitive companion of mTOR-like isoform X3 — protein MAASFRGRPIRSLRMRGRNDSGEENVPLDLTREPSENFREILQNVAKPHGVSNMRKLGHLNNFIKLLCSISHREENFGFTYEEIIVCLRLALLNEAKEVRAAGLRALRYLIRDTTVLQKVLRLQVDYLIARCIDIQQSNEGERTQALRLVRKIITVNAMLFPSSVANSLIAVGTDGLQERDRMVRAAIAIVCELALKNPEVVAKRGGLSTILKSVIDCQLSRINEALITTILHLLNHPRTRQYVRVDVELEQILAPFTDFHYRHNADTAEGQLKEDREARFLSSRMAIVAAFRSWSGIINLCKAGNSGIQSLIGLLCIPNMEVRKGLLEVLYEIFRLPVPIVTQDFMEALLSVDPARFQDTWRLSDGFLAAEAKVILPHRARSRPDLMDNYLAFVLSAFISSGLLEGLVEVVTSSDDQLAVRATILLGELLHMANTILPHSHSHHLHCLPTLINMAASFDIAQQKRLRASAAVNNLKRFHEKKKKGLKPHSLYLDHIIRKSVSSHNRRESHSRVHRDIYAIKDTEEALMLNLRDSHILNHKQNLEWNWLLIATILKWPHVNLRNNKDEHMHKFVRRLLYFYKPSSKLYAGLALDHAKARQLTVVGCQFIEFLMESDEDGQGYLEDLVKDMVSWLSSSSGLKPERCLQSNGLLTTLSQHYFLFLGTLSAHPQGVKLLEKCGLFQCLLNLCSVKNQDAVLKLAVSTLDYSRDGLARVILSKILTAATDVCRLYATKHLRVLLRASVEFFSSWGMELLVTQLHDHSKAVSMEALDILDEACEDKANLHALIQLKPALSHLGDKGLLLLLRFLSIPKGFSYLNERGYVSKQLDKWQKEYNLKYVDLVEEQLNEALTTYRKPVDGDNYVRRSNQRLQRPNVYLPVHLYGQLVHDKTGCHLLESQSVVPDLSYSVRSPMLDTWEGIKQLKAALWALGNIGSSNWGLNLLQEENVIPDILSLAQNCDVLSVRGTCVYVLGVISKTRQGCEVLKQYGWDAVRHSRRTLWPVTPEEVDAQLTSELSSVPSTLSLNSESTSSRHNSESESQPNMYILDDDKCDVPDQSDEPSYFLHSKPVKDRSPFTILASTRFVRTRLLNTLSLPSKKLRSTSDPKTPSGFRTPTEFKMGSMRRTRTVTEPSIYSPNQDVFTPVFNGRGMPKSPTVSLETSFVGTRGGSEEQLVDGRLAKGGGSGLGLSGLGGHGAVEQPSREREQSSRERLAGDGGSSSSGGNVVGGGGGTQFKSRSQSFNTDTTTSGISSMSSSPSRETVGNPENPEPEPDSSDCVSLNTVVSAKTVKTLSSLTPQAQTNHMSTSKSSTVSLVPPGSSHTLPRRAQSLKSPSVTTIKSLADCSFMYTSPRDALGYATLKRLQQQRIHPSLSHSEALASPAKDVLFTDTITMKTGSLDSRLTPRRFLKALSFASLDKEELLSPINQSTLHRCSSVRSMVSSATYGCSDDYVGLALPMDINDMFHIRDSAYFQQRISPPSEERKRFMFGDGDGDRPALPSLKQQFSISELIVCRGDNQTHTVGSDETGLQEHTEENCLYCVGAIVLGYPTQPQINSTHPRTDFVDFPSWGGQSGHRLEVMPQSKFSGVSGCSDAAVSQGSNCSTPIPADIVIGKTASNKVMSEDGPASRVLLRKEVLRLIINLSSSVGTKGHETGLLTIKEKFPYAFDDICLYSEVSHLLAHCMFRLTSRRFIQELFQDVQFMAMYEEAEAILTKLPKPVEEDGDPPADS, from the exons ATGGCGGCCAGCTTCCGCGGCCGTCCTATCCGGAGTCTTCGGATGCGAG GTCGGAATGACAGCGGGGAAGAAAACGTACCGCTGGATCTGACCAGAG AACCATCAGAAAATTTCCGTGAAATCCTTCAAAATGTGGCCAAACCGCACGGAGTCAGTAACATGCGAAAACTGGGCCACCTGAACAACTTCATAAAG CTGCTATGCAGCATTAGTCACCGCGAAGAAAACTTTGGGTTTACGTACGAAGAAATCATCGTTTG TTTGCGACTAGCTCTACTGAATGAGGCTAAGGAAGTGCGTGCTGCAGGTTTGCGGGCGCTCCGCTACCTCATTAGAGACACCACCGTGCTGCAGAAGGTCCTCAGACTTCAGGTGGACTATTTGATAGCCAG ATGCATTGACATCCAGCAGAGCAATGAGGGGGAGAGGACTCAGGCGCTCAGACTAGTCCGAAAG ATTATCACTGTCAATGCGATGCTGTTCCCCTCTTCTGTTGCTAACTCTCTAATTGCCGTGGGAACTGATGGACTACAGGAGAGAGACCGCATGGTCCGCGCCGCCATCGCCATCGTCTGTGAGCTAG CCCTGAAGAACCCAGAGGTGGTGGCCAAACGTGGAGGTCTCAGCACCATCCTGAAGAGTGTGATTGACTGTCAGCTGAGTCGCATCAACGAAGCTCTGATCACCACCATCCTCCATCTACTCAACCACCCACGTACCCGCCAGTACGTGCGTGTTGACGTCGAActggag cAAATCCTTGCACCTTTCACAGATTTTCACTACCGTCACAACGCAGACACGGCTGAAGGGCAActcaa ggaggacagagaggctCGCTTCTTGTCCAGTAGAATGGCCATAGTGGCGGCCTTTCGCTCCTGGTCCG GGATTATCAACCTATGCAAGGCTGGAAATTCTGGAATCCAATCTTTAATTGGCTTACTTTGCATACCAAATATGGAAGTTAGG AAAGGCTTGCTGGAGGTGTTATATGAGATATTCAGGCTCCCTGTGCCCATTGTAACTCAAGACTTCATGGAAGCTCTTCTAAGTGTTG ACCCCGCCAGGTTCCAGGACACCTGGAGACTGTCCGATGGGTTTCTTGCTGCTGAGGCCAAAGTCATCCTCCCCCACCGGGCCCGCTCCAG GCCGGATCTGATGGACAACTACCTGGCGTTTGTTCTTTCTGCCTTCATCTCCAGTGGGCTGTTAGAG GGACTTGTCGAAGTCGTGACCAGCAGCGACGATCAGCTTGCTGTGAGAGCCACCATCCTCTTGGGAGAACTTCTACACATG GCAAACACCATCCTTCCACATTCCCACAGTCACCACCTGCACTGCCTCCCCACCCTCATCAACATGGCAGCCTCCTTTGACATCGCACAGCAGAAACGCCT TCGGGCAAGTGCAGCAGTCAACAATCTGAAGCGTTTccatgagaagaagaagaaaggtttgAAACCACACAGTCTGTACCTGGATCACATCATCCGCAAGTCTGTGTCGTCACATAACCGCAGAGAGTCCCACTCGCGTGTCCACAGGGACATCTATGCCATTAAG gacaCAGAAGAAGCACTGATGTTGAACCTGAGAGACAGTCACATTCTCAACCACAAGCAGAACCTGGAGTGGAACTGGCTGCTGATCGCCACCATCCTTAAG TGGCCACATGTAAACCTCAGGAACAACAAAGATGAACATATGCACAA GTTTGTGCGGAGGCTGCTATACTTTTATAAGCCAAGTAGTAAATTGTACGCAGGGCTGGCGTTGGATCACGCAAAAGCCAGACAACTCACTGTGGTTGGCTGTCAGTTCATCGAGTTCCTCATGGAATCGGATGAG GACGGCCAGGGTTACCTCGAGGACCTGGTGAAGGACATGGTGTCATGGCTTTCCTCGTCCTCAGGGCTGAAGCCTGAGCGTTGTCTGCAGAGTAACGGCCTGCTCACCACACTCAGCCAACACTACTTCCTCTTCCTGGGGACACTCTCTGCACACCCGCAGGGAGTCAAACTGCTGGAGAAATGTGGCCTGTTTCAGTG CCTGCTGAATCTGTGCTCTGTGAAGAACCAGGATGCTGTGCTGAAACTTGCTGTATCCACACTGGACTACAGCAGAGACGGTCTGGCCAGAGTGATCCTCTCCAAGATCCTCACTGCTGCGACCGAT GTGTGCAGGTTGTATGCCACCAAACACCTCCGTGTGCTGCTGCGTGCAAGCGTGGAGTTCTTCAGCAGCTGGGGCATGGAGCTGCTGGTCACGCAGCTTCACGACCACAGCAAGGCGGTGTCCATGGAGGCTCTGGACATACTGGACGAGGCCTGCGAGGACAAG GCCAACCTCCACGCTCTAATCCAGCTGAAACCAGCTCTGTCCCACCTGGGGGACAAGggcctcctgctgctcctcag GTTCCTATCCATTCCTAAAGGCTTCTCTTACCTCAATGAGAGGGGGTACGTCAGCAAACAGCTGGACAAATGGCAGAAG GAATACAACTTGAAGTACGTGGACCTGGTAGAGGAGCAGCTCAACGAAGCACTGACGACCTACCGCAAACCTGTAGATGGAGACAACTACGTCAGACGCAGCAACCAAAG gttACAAAGACCAAATGTCTATCTCCCTGTGCACTTGTATGGTCAGCTGGTCCACGACAAGACAGGCTGCCATCTACTGGAGTCTCAG AGTGTGGTTCCTGACCTCAGCTACTCAGTTCGCTCCCCGATGCTGGACACCTGGGAGGGCATTAAACAGCTGAAGGCTGCTCTCTGGGCTCTC GGCAACATTGGCTCTTCAAACTGGGGTCTGAAtctcctgcaggaggagaatgTCATTCCTGACATCCTGTCATTGGCTCAGAACTGTGACGTGCTGTCAGTACGAGG GACTTGTGTTTATGTGCTGGGGGTCATCTCCAAGACCAGGCAGGGCTGCGAGGTGCTGAAGCAGTACGGCTGGGATGCAGTCAGACACAGTCGCAGGACGCTGTGGCCCGTCACTCCAGAGGAGGTTGACGCACAGCTGACCTCCGAACTCTCCTCGGTACCGAGCACGCTCAGTCTGAACTCTGAGTCCACCAGCTCGCGCCACAACAGCGAGAGCGAGTCTCAACCAA ACATGTACATCCTGGACGATGACAAGTGTGATGTTCCGGACCAATCAGACGAGCCCTCTTACTTTCTACACTCCAAACCAGTCAAGGACCGCAGCCCCTTCACGATCCTGGCCTCCACACGCTTCGTTCGCACTCGCTTACTCAACACCCTGTCCCTCCCAAGCAAGAAGCTGCGCTCCACCAGCGACCCCAAGACCCCTTCAGGCTTTCGCACCCCTACTGAATTCAAGATGGGGAGCATGAGGCGGACCAGGACGGTAACGGAGCCGTCTATCTACAGCCCGAACCAGGACGTCTTCACCCCTGTGTTTAATGGCAGAGGAATGCCGAAGAGTCCCACAGTCAGCCTGGAGACATCCTTTGTCGGGACGAGGGGGGGCTCCGAGGAGCAGCTCGTGGATGGCAGACTGGCCAAGGGGGGGGGCTCAGGCCTCGGACTGAGTGGTCTCGGAGGGCATGGCGCCGTGGAGCAGCCCAGCCGGGAGAGGGAGCAGAGCAGCCGAGAGCGTCTAGCGGGAGACGGCGGCTCCTCGTCAAGCGGAGGAAATGTTGTAGGAGGCGGCGGAGGTACTCAGTTTAAAAGCCGCAGCCAGAGCTTTAACACGGACACCACAACCAGCGGCATCAGCTCCATGAGCTCCAGCCCCTCCAGGGAGACCGTTGGAAACCCAGAGAATCCCGAACCCGAGCCCGACTCCTCTGACTGTGTGAGCCTCAACACAGTGGTGTCAGCCAAGACTGTCAAAACGCTCTCTTCTCTCACCCCCCAGGCTCAGACCAACCACATGTCCACGTCCAAGTCCTCCACTGTCTCTCTGGTACCGCCCGGCTCCTCGCACACTCTCCCCCGCCGAGCTCAGTCTCTCAAGTCTCCTTCAGTAACCACCATCAAGAGCCTGGCCGACTGCAGCTTCATGTACACCAGCCCGCGGGACGCCCTGGGCTACGCTACGCTGAagaggctgcagcagcagaggataCATCCATCCTTGTCTCACAGTGAAGCGCTGGCTTCACCAGCCAAAGACGTGCTGTTCACCGACACCATCACCATGAAGACCGGCAGCCTGGACTCCAGGTTAACACCTCGCAG GTTTCTGAAGGCGCTTAGTTTTGCCTCTCTGGATAAAGAGGAACTTCTCAGTCCCATCAACCAAAGCACTCTGCACCGCTGCTCTTCAGTGCGCTCAATGGTCTCTAGTGCCACCTACGGGTGCAGCGACGACTATGTTGGCCTGGCACTGCCCATGGACATCAACGACATGTTCCACATCAGAGACTCGGCCTACTTTCAGCAGAGGATCAGCCCGCCGTCGGAAGAGCGGAAACGCTTCATGTTTGGCGATGGAGACG GTGATCGTCCTGCTCTGCCATCACTGAAGCAACAGTTCAGTATCTCTGAGCTGATTGTGTGTCGAGGAGACAACCAGACCCACACGGTGGGTTCAGATGAGACAGGTTTGCAGGAACACACCGAAGAAAACTGCCTCTACTGTGTAGGAGCCATCGTCCTCGGATACCCCACACAGCCACAGATCAACAGCACACACCCTCGGACAG ACTTTGTCGACTTCCCATCATGGGGAGGGCAGAGCGGCCATCGTCTGGAGGTGATGCCTCAGTCCAAGTTCTCTGGGGTGTCGGGCTGCAGCGACGCCGCCGTGTCACAGGGCTCAAACTGTAGCACGCCGATACCTGCTGACATAGTCATAGGTAAGACTGCGA GCAACAAGGTGATGTCGGAAGACGGCCCCGCCTCCCGAGTCTTGCTGAGGAAGGAGGTGCTCCGCCTCATCATCAACCTCAGCTCCTCTGTAGGAACCAAAGGCCACGAAACAGGACTACTGAC GATAAAGGAGAAGTTTCCCTACGCGTTTGACGACATCTGCCTGTACTCCGAGGTTTCCCACCTCTTAGCCCACTGTATGTTTCGCCTGACCTCAAGACGCTTCATACAGGAACTCTTCCAGGACGTGCAATTCATGGCG ATGTACGAGGAAGCGGAGGCGATCCTGACGAAGCTACCAAAACCTGTTGAAGAGGATGGTGACCCTCCTGCAGATTCctga